The Caminicella sporogenes DSM 14501 genomic interval CTACTTCTGACTTCTTCTTTAGATAAACCGGGTTTTAAAGGATTTTTTGAGTGATAATCATTTAATAATTTTATCAGTTTTTCTTCCAAATTATTTATATAATCTCTATGTACAAATGTATTTTCAGAAAATTTTATCACTAATTCGTCTTTTACTAATTTATCTATAATATTTTCAATTTCATTTTTGGAAATTCCAGATTGAATAGATATAAAATCTATATCTGGGTATTTATCACTAAACTTAAGTATTATTTTTTCAATTATATTTTCTTTATTTCCTTTACTTTTAGATTCAAGTTCACTAATAATTTCTTCTCTAAATCTCTTATGTTTAGGAGGATTTGGGTCTAATATAACTCCACCGCCAATAGTTTCAAGAGGTGAATAGTACCTAACTACAAACTTATCTCCATATTTTGAGCTTATTTCCTCTTCAAGTCTTAATTGAGCAAAACAGCTTTCTCCCGGATACAATTCATCTCTATCTAATAAAACTACTCTACACAATACTTCTTTAGTTCCATGATATAATCTCAATCTATTCCAGTTTTCTACTTTTCTGTTTGAAGTCTTTAATAAATTAAGTTTTACATCTATTATCATACTGCTTTTCATTGAATTTGGAGCTGCTAACACATCTCCCCTATCTATATCTTCTTTTTTTATACCGGTTAGATTAACAGCTACCCTTTGACCAGCATAAGCCTTATTTACACTTTCTCCATGTACTTGAATACTTCTAACTTTAGCTTCTAAGCCCTTTGGATATATATGCACTATCTGTTTTTCTTCTATCACGCCCTCAATTAAGGTTCCTGTTACAACTGTTCCAAAACCAGATAATGTGAAAATCCTATCTATTGGAAGTCTACACGGTACATTACATTTTTTTTCTTCAACTTCTTCAGTCATCTCCATTATAATACTTTTAAGTTTATCTAAACCTTTGCCATTTATAGATGAAACTTCTACAATAGGTGCATCCTCTAAAAAAGTACCTTTAACTCTTTCTTTTATATCTTCAGCAACTAATTTTATCCATTCTTCATCAACTAAATCACATTTAGTAAGTACTATTATGCCTTTTTTTACATCTAAATACGATAATATATCAAGATGTTCCTGTGTTTGAGGCATTACACCTTCATCAGCAGCTATAACAAATAATACTAAATCTATTCCACTTGCTCCAGCTAGCATATTTTTAATAAATCTCTCATGCCCGGGTACATCAACTATCCCAGCTCGTCTTCCATTTGGAAGCTTAAAAAAAGCAAAACC includes:
- the selB gene encoding selenocysteine-specific translation elongation factor yields the protein MKNIIIGTAGHIDHGKTTLIKALTGIETDRLKEEKKRGITIDLGFAFFKLPNGRRAGIVDVPGHERFIKNMLAGASGIDLVLFVIAADEGVMPQTQEHLDILSYLDVKKGIIVLTKCDLVDEEWIKLVAEDIKERVKGTFLEDAPIVEVSSINGKGLDKLKSIIMEMTEEVEEKKCNVPCRLPIDRIFTLSGFGTVVTGTLIEGVIEEKQIVHIYPKGLEAKVRSIQVHGESVNKAYAGQRVAVNLTGIKKEDIDRGDVLAAPNSMKSSMIIDVKLNLLKTSNRKVENWNRLRLYHGTKEVLCRVVLLDRDELYPGESCFAQLRLEEEISSKYGDKFVVRYYSPLETIGGGVILDPNPPKHKRFREEIISELESKSKGNKENIIEKIILKFSDKYPDIDFISIQSGISKNEIENIIDKLVKDELVIKFSENTFVHRDYINNLEEKLIKLLNDYHSKNPLKPGLSKEEVRSRLFSNIKGKLFDEIINYYSNLGTVKVVNKYISLKEFNIELSESQKALKDKILKIYLENKFKTPTIDEIFKMLNIQGKDRDIIDLLINMGFLIKISDNIILHVDNYNYAKNTLKEFLVKNKEITLGQFRDLLNTSRKYAIPLLEYFDYIKFTKRVEDKRMLQ